From the genome of Aquila chrysaetos chrysaetos chromosome 12, bAquChr1.4, whole genome shotgun sequence, one region includes:
- the SH3GLB1 gene encoding endophilin-B1 isoform X1, with translation MNIMDFNVKKLAADAGTFLSRAVQFTEEKLGQAEKTELDAHLENLLSKAECTKLWTEKIMKQTEVLLQPNPNARIEEFVYEKLDRKAPSRMNNPELLGQYMIDAGNEFGPGTAYGNALIKCGETQKRIGTADRELIQTSAINFLTPLRNFIEGDYKTITKERKLLQNKRLDLDAAKTRLKKAKVAEARAAQLNTSQPEENNIMVNVSYVLNLLHVKWLKIWAEEVTKSEQEVRITQSEFDRQAEITRLLLEGISSTHAHHLRCLNDFVEAQMTYYAQCYQYMLDLQKQLGSFPSTFLSNNNQSSSTPVQSVSTPSVLASASASLTSVSNSIVTSGISELKSSSGSRKARVLYDYDAANSSELSLLADEVITVYSIPGMDSDWLMGERGNQKGKVPITYLELLN, from the exons ATGAACATCATGGACTTCAATGTGAAGAAGCTGGCGGCCGACGCGGGCACCTTCCTGAGCCGCGCCGTGCAG TTTACGGAAGAAAAGCTTGGTCAAGCAGAGAAGACTGAACTGGATGCTCACCTGGAGAACCTTCTCAGCAAAGCAGAATGCACTAAATTGtggacagaaaaaataatgaaacaaacagaagtacTATTGCAGCCAAATCCAA atGCCAGAATAGAAGAATTTGTCTATGAGAAGCTGGACCGTAAAGCACCAAGTCGCATGAATAATCCAGAGTTACTAGGCCAGTATATGATTGATGCTGGGAATGAATTTGGCCCAGGAACAGCCTATG gaaATGCACTTATTAAATGTGGAGAAACACAAAAGCGAATTGGGACAGCAGACAGAGAACTAATTCAAACTTCTGCTATAAACTTTCTCACTCCCCTGAGAAACTTTATTGAAGGAGACTACAAAACTATTACT AAAGAACGTAAactattacaaaataaaagactAGATTTGGATGCAGCAAAAACCAGATTGAAGAAGGCAAAAGTTGCAGAAGCTCGAGCTGCA CAACTAAACACCTCTCAGCCTGAAGAGAATAACATTATGGTAAATGTCTCTTACGTGCTCAACTTGCTGCATGTAAAATGGCTAAAG ATATGGGCTGAGGAGGTGACAAAA TCTGAACAGGAAGTACGAATTACTCAGAGTGAATTTGACCGTCAAGCAGAGATTACCAGACTTCTGCTGGAAGGAATCAGCAGCACACAT GCACATCATCTTCGCTGTCTGAATGATTTTGTTGAAGCTCAGATGACCTATTATGCACAATGTTACCAATACATGTTGGATCTCCAGAAGCAACTTGGAAG CTTTCCATCTACTTTCCTCTCTAACAATAATCAGTCTTCCTCAACTCCTGTGCAGAGTGTTTCTACTCCCTCAGTCTTGGCCTCAGCCTCTgcttcattgacttcagtaagcAATTCAATAGTTACTTCAGGCATCAGTGAACTGAAGTCATCAAGTGGCAGCAGAAAAGCTAGAGTTCTCTATGATTATGATGCTGCAAACAGCAGTGAATTATCACTACTTGCAGATGAG gTGATAACAGTGTACAGTATCCCTGGCATGGATTCAGACTGGCTGATGGGTGAAAGGGGAAATCAGAAAGGCAAAGTGCCTATTACTTATTTAGAACTGCTGAACTAA
- the SH3GLB1 gene encoding endophilin-B1 isoform X5, whose product MKQTEVLLQPNPNARIEEFVYEKLDRKAPSRMNNPELLGQYMIDAGNEFGPGTAYGNALIKCGETQKRIGTADRELIQTSAINFLTPLRNFIEGDYKTITKERKLLQNKRLDLDAAKTRLKKAKVAEARAAQLNTSQPEENNIMVNVSYVLNLLHVKWLKIWAEEVTKSEQEVRITQSEFDRQAEITRLLLEGISSTHAHHLRCLNDFVEAQMTYYAQCYQYMLDLQKQLGSFPSTFLSNNNQSSSTPVQSVSTPSVLASASASLTSVSNSIVTSGISELKSSSGSRKARVLYDYDAANSSELSLLADEVITVYSIPGMDSDWLMGERGNQKGKVPITYLELLN is encoded by the exons atgaaacaaacagaagtacTATTGCAGCCAAATCCAA atGCCAGAATAGAAGAATTTGTCTATGAGAAGCTGGACCGTAAAGCACCAAGTCGCATGAATAATCCAGAGTTACTAGGCCAGTATATGATTGATGCTGGGAATGAATTTGGCCCAGGAACAGCCTATG gaaATGCACTTATTAAATGTGGAGAAACACAAAAGCGAATTGGGACAGCAGACAGAGAACTAATTCAAACTTCTGCTATAAACTTTCTCACTCCCCTGAGAAACTTTATTGAAGGAGACTACAAAACTATTACT AAAGAACGTAAactattacaaaataaaagactAGATTTGGATGCAGCAAAAACCAGATTGAAGAAGGCAAAAGTTGCAGAAGCTCGAGCTGCA CAACTAAACACCTCTCAGCCTGAAGAGAATAACATTATGGTAAATGTCTCTTACGTGCTCAACTTGCTGCATGTAAAATGGCTAAAG ATATGGGCTGAGGAGGTGACAAAA TCTGAACAGGAAGTACGAATTACTCAGAGTGAATTTGACCGTCAAGCAGAGATTACCAGACTTCTGCTGGAAGGAATCAGCAGCACACAT GCACATCATCTTCGCTGTCTGAATGATTTTGTTGAAGCTCAGATGACCTATTATGCACAATGTTACCAATACATGTTGGATCTCCAGAAGCAACTTGGAAG CTTTCCATCTACTTTCCTCTCTAACAATAATCAGTCTTCCTCAACTCCTGTGCAGAGTGTTTCTACTCCCTCAGTCTTGGCCTCAGCCTCTgcttcattgacttcagtaagcAATTCAATAGTTACTTCAGGCATCAGTGAACTGAAGTCATCAAGTGGCAGCAGAAAAGCTAGAGTTCTCTATGATTATGATGCTGCAAACAGCAGTGAATTATCACTACTTGCAGATGAG gTGATAACAGTGTACAGTATCCCTGGCATGGATTCAGACTGGCTGATGGGTGAAAGGGGAAATCAGAAAGGCAAAGTGCCTATTACTTATTTAGAACTGCTGAACTAA
- the SH3GLB1 gene encoding endophilin-B1 isoform X4: protein MNIMDFNVKKLAADAGTFLSRAVQFTEEKLGQAEKTELDAHLENLLSKAECTKLWTEKIMKQTEVLLQPNPNARIEEFVYEKLDRKAPSRMNNPELLGQYMIDAGNEFGPGTAYGNALIKCGETQKRIGTADRELIQTSAINFLTPLRNFIEGDYKTITKERKLLQNKRLDLDAAKTRLKKAKVAEARAASEQEVRITQSEFDRQAEITRLLLEGISSTHAHHLRCLNDFVEAQMTYYAQCYQYMLDLQKQLGSFPSTFLSNNNQSSSTPVQSVSTPSVLASASASLTSVSNSIVTSGISELKSSSGSRKARVLYDYDAANSSELSLLADEVITVYSIPGMDSDWLMGERGNQKGKVPITYLELLN from the exons ATGAACATCATGGACTTCAATGTGAAGAAGCTGGCGGCCGACGCGGGCACCTTCCTGAGCCGCGCCGTGCAG TTTACGGAAGAAAAGCTTGGTCAAGCAGAGAAGACTGAACTGGATGCTCACCTGGAGAACCTTCTCAGCAAAGCAGAATGCACTAAATTGtggacagaaaaaataatgaaacaaacagaagtacTATTGCAGCCAAATCCAA atGCCAGAATAGAAGAATTTGTCTATGAGAAGCTGGACCGTAAAGCACCAAGTCGCATGAATAATCCAGAGTTACTAGGCCAGTATATGATTGATGCTGGGAATGAATTTGGCCCAGGAACAGCCTATG gaaATGCACTTATTAAATGTGGAGAAACACAAAAGCGAATTGGGACAGCAGACAGAGAACTAATTCAAACTTCTGCTATAAACTTTCTCACTCCCCTGAGAAACTTTATTGAAGGAGACTACAAAACTATTACT AAAGAACGTAAactattacaaaataaaagactAGATTTGGATGCAGCAAAAACCAGATTGAAGAAGGCAAAAGTTGCAGAAGCTCGAGCTGCA TCTGAACAGGAAGTACGAATTACTCAGAGTGAATTTGACCGTCAAGCAGAGATTACCAGACTTCTGCTGGAAGGAATCAGCAGCACACAT GCACATCATCTTCGCTGTCTGAATGATTTTGTTGAAGCTCAGATGACCTATTATGCACAATGTTACCAATACATGTTGGATCTCCAGAAGCAACTTGGAAG CTTTCCATCTACTTTCCTCTCTAACAATAATCAGTCTTCCTCAACTCCTGTGCAGAGTGTTTCTACTCCCTCAGTCTTGGCCTCAGCCTCTgcttcattgacttcagtaagcAATTCAATAGTTACTTCAGGCATCAGTGAACTGAAGTCATCAAGTGGCAGCAGAAAAGCTAGAGTTCTCTATGATTATGATGCTGCAAACAGCAGTGAATTATCACTACTTGCAGATGAG gTGATAACAGTGTACAGTATCCCTGGCATGGATTCAGACTGGCTGATGGGTGAAAGGGGAAATCAGAAAGGCAAAGTGCCTATTACTTATTTAGAACTGCTGAACTAA
- the SH3GLB1 gene encoding endophilin-B1 isoform X3, with the protein MNIMDFNVKKLAADAGTFLSRAVQFTEEKLGQAEKTELDAHLENLLSKAECTKLWTEKIMKQTEVLLQPNPNARIEEFVYEKLDRKAPSRMNNPELLGQYMIDAGNEFGPGTAYGNALIKCGETQKRIGTADRELIQTSAINFLTPLRNFIEGDYKTITKERKLLQNKRLDLDAAKTRLKKAKVAEARAAIWAEEVTKSEQEVRITQSEFDRQAEITRLLLEGISSTHAHHLRCLNDFVEAQMTYYAQCYQYMLDLQKQLGSFPSTFLSNNNQSSSTPVQSVSTPSVLASASASLTSVSNSIVTSGISELKSSSGSRKARVLYDYDAANSSELSLLADEVITVYSIPGMDSDWLMGERGNQKGKVPITYLELLN; encoded by the exons ATGAACATCATGGACTTCAATGTGAAGAAGCTGGCGGCCGACGCGGGCACCTTCCTGAGCCGCGCCGTGCAG TTTACGGAAGAAAAGCTTGGTCAAGCAGAGAAGACTGAACTGGATGCTCACCTGGAGAACCTTCTCAGCAAAGCAGAATGCACTAAATTGtggacagaaaaaataatgaaacaaacagaagtacTATTGCAGCCAAATCCAA atGCCAGAATAGAAGAATTTGTCTATGAGAAGCTGGACCGTAAAGCACCAAGTCGCATGAATAATCCAGAGTTACTAGGCCAGTATATGATTGATGCTGGGAATGAATTTGGCCCAGGAACAGCCTATG gaaATGCACTTATTAAATGTGGAGAAACACAAAAGCGAATTGGGACAGCAGACAGAGAACTAATTCAAACTTCTGCTATAAACTTTCTCACTCCCCTGAGAAACTTTATTGAAGGAGACTACAAAACTATTACT AAAGAACGTAAactattacaaaataaaagactAGATTTGGATGCAGCAAAAACCAGATTGAAGAAGGCAAAAGTTGCAGAAGCTCGAGCTGCA ATATGGGCTGAGGAGGTGACAAAA TCTGAACAGGAAGTACGAATTACTCAGAGTGAATTTGACCGTCAAGCAGAGATTACCAGACTTCTGCTGGAAGGAATCAGCAGCACACAT GCACATCATCTTCGCTGTCTGAATGATTTTGTTGAAGCTCAGATGACCTATTATGCACAATGTTACCAATACATGTTGGATCTCCAGAAGCAACTTGGAAG CTTTCCATCTACTTTCCTCTCTAACAATAATCAGTCTTCCTCAACTCCTGTGCAGAGTGTTTCTACTCCCTCAGTCTTGGCCTCAGCCTCTgcttcattgacttcagtaagcAATTCAATAGTTACTTCAGGCATCAGTGAACTGAAGTCATCAAGTGGCAGCAGAAAAGCTAGAGTTCTCTATGATTATGATGCTGCAAACAGCAGTGAATTATCACTACTTGCAGATGAG gTGATAACAGTGTACAGTATCCCTGGCATGGATTCAGACTGGCTGATGGGTGAAAGGGGAAATCAGAAAGGCAAAGTGCCTATTACTTATTTAGAACTGCTGAACTAA
- the SH3GLB1 gene encoding endophilin-B1 isoform X2 — protein MNIMDFNVKKLAADAGTFLSRAVQFTEEKLGQAEKTELDAHLENLLSKAECTKLWTEKIMKQTEVLLQPNPNARIEEFVYEKLDRKAPSRMNNPELLGQYMIDAGNEFGPGTAYGNALIKCGETQKRIGTADRELIQTSAINFLTPLRNFIEGDYKTITKERKLLQNKRLDLDAAKTRLKKAKVAEARAAQLNTSQPEENNIMIWAEEVTKSEQEVRITQSEFDRQAEITRLLLEGISSTHAHHLRCLNDFVEAQMTYYAQCYQYMLDLQKQLGSFPSTFLSNNNQSSSTPVQSVSTPSVLASASASLTSVSNSIVTSGISELKSSSGSRKARVLYDYDAANSSELSLLADEVITVYSIPGMDSDWLMGERGNQKGKVPITYLELLN, from the exons ATGAACATCATGGACTTCAATGTGAAGAAGCTGGCGGCCGACGCGGGCACCTTCCTGAGCCGCGCCGTGCAG TTTACGGAAGAAAAGCTTGGTCAAGCAGAGAAGACTGAACTGGATGCTCACCTGGAGAACCTTCTCAGCAAAGCAGAATGCACTAAATTGtggacagaaaaaataatgaaacaaacagaagtacTATTGCAGCCAAATCCAA atGCCAGAATAGAAGAATTTGTCTATGAGAAGCTGGACCGTAAAGCACCAAGTCGCATGAATAATCCAGAGTTACTAGGCCAGTATATGATTGATGCTGGGAATGAATTTGGCCCAGGAACAGCCTATG gaaATGCACTTATTAAATGTGGAGAAACACAAAAGCGAATTGGGACAGCAGACAGAGAACTAATTCAAACTTCTGCTATAAACTTTCTCACTCCCCTGAGAAACTTTATTGAAGGAGACTACAAAACTATTACT AAAGAACGTAAactattacaaaataaaagactAGATTTGGATGCAGCAAAAACCAGATTGAAGAAGGCAAAAGTTGCAGAAGCTCGAGCTGCA CAACTAAACACCTCTCAGCCTGAAGAGAATAACATTATG ATATGGGCTGAGGAGGTGACAAAA TCTGAACAGGAAGTACGAATTACTCAGAGTGAATTTGACCGTCAAGCAGAGATTACCAGACTTCTGCTGGAAGGAATCAGCAGCACACAT GCACATCATCTTCGCTGTCTGAATGATTTTGTTGAAGCTCAGATGACCTATTATGCACAATGTTACCAATACATGTTGGATCTCCAGAAGCAACTTGGAAG CTTTCCATCTACTTTCCTCTCTAACAATAATCAGTCTTCCTCAACTCCTGTGCAGAGTGTTTCTACTCCCTCAGTCTTGGCCTCAGCCTCTgcttcattgacttcagtaagcAATTCAATAGTTACTTCAGGCATCAGTGAACTGAAGTCATCAAGTGGCAGCAGAAAAGCTAGAGTTCTCTATGATTATGATGCTGCAAACAGCAGTGAATTATCACTACTTGCAGATGAG gTGATAACAGTGTACAGTATCCCTGGCATGGATTCAGACTGGCTGATGGGTGAAAGGGGAAATCAGAAAGGCAAAGTGCCTATTACTTATTTAGAACTGCTGAACTAA